A section of the Triticum dicoccoides isolate Atlit2015 ecotype Zavitan chromosome 7A, WEW_v2.0, whole genome shotgun sequence genome encodes:
- the LOC119328784 gene encoding ETHYLENE INSENSITIVE 3-like 3 protein, with protein MMDNLAIVAKELGDVSDFEVDGIPNLSENDVSDEEIEAEELARRMWKDKVRLKRIKEKQQRLALEQAELEKSKPKKLSDLALRKKMARAQDGILKYMLKLMEVCNAQGFVYGIIPDKGKPVSGASDNIRAWWKEKVKFDKNGPAAIAKYEVENSLLVNAKSSGTMNQYSLMDLQDGTLGSLLSALMQHCSPQQRKYPLDKGIPPPWWPSGSEEWWIALGLPKGKTPPYRKPHDLKKVWKVGVLMGVIKHLAPNFDKIRYHVRKSKCLQDKMTAKESLIWLVVLQREEYVHSIGNGVSDTHLVDLGDKNECSYSSCDEYDVDCMEEPPQSTISKDDVGVHQPAVHIREENGSSSGNKKHHDKRSTQRLPSTKETKRPPKRRRHTGQCSVDGSEVEGTQRNDNNAEVLSNSIPDMKSNQMEVVCVANPLTSFNPAGTNGGSLQHQGDVQGNFVPPGVVVNNYSQAANIASSSIYMVDQPLASESNDYTNSWPGNTFQPDVGLGSIGFSSSSHDYQSSAAKHSVPLSVDNHVPAMGTGALNSSYSHHMAGSGNSTSVAGDTQPIMSDAFYIDPDDKFMGSSFDGLPFDFIGINSPIPDLDELDELLDDNDLMQYLGT; from the coding sequence ATGATGGATAATCTAGCTATTGTCGCGAAGGAGCTTGGTGATGTGTCGGATTTTGAGGTTGATGGCATCCCAAACCTCTCTGAGAATGATGTCAGTGACGAAGAGATCGAGGCTGAGGAGCTGGCCCGGCGGATGTGGAAAGATAAGGTCAGGCTCAAGAGGATCAAGGAGAAGCAGCAGAGGCTTGCTTTGGAGCAGGCCGAACTGGAGAAGTCTAAACCAAAGAAGCTGTCTGATCTAGCCCTTCGCAAGAAGATGGCAAGAGCCCAGGATGGGATTTTGAAGTACATGCTCAAGTTGATGGAAGTATGCAATGCACAGGGTTTTGTTTATGGGATCATTCCTGATAAAGGGAAGCCTGTCAGTGGAGCATCAGACAACATTAGAGCTTGGTGgaaggagaaggttaagtttgatAAGAATGGGCCAGCAGCAATTGCAAAATATGAGGTTGAGAACTCTCTGTTGGTTAATGCTAAGAGCAGTGGAACCATGAATCAATATAGCTTGATGGATCTCCAAGATGGTACTCTGGGCTCATTGCTTTCTGCATTGATGCAGCACTGCAGCCCTCAGCAGCGCAAGTACCCACTGGATAAGGGTATTCCACCCCCGTGGTGGCCCTCAGGGAGTGAGGAGTGGTGGATTGCTTTAGGCCTTCCAAAGGGTAAAACACCTCCATACAGAAAACCTCACGATCTTAAGAAGGTTTGGAAGGTTGGTGTGCTGATGGGTGTGATCAAACACTTGGCTCCCAATTTTGATAAGATAAGATATCATGTACGGAAGTCAAAGTGCTTGCAGGACAAAATGACTGCAAAAGAGAGCTTGATTTGGCTGGTTGTTTTGCAAAGAGAGGAGTATGTTCACAGTATTGGCAACGGTGTATCAGATACTCATCTTGTTGACCTAGGGGACAAAAATGAGTGTTCATACAGCAGCTGTGATGAGTATGATGTCGATTGTATGGAGGAGCCTCCTCAGTCTACAATATCCAAAGACGATGTGGGAGTTCATCAACCAGCTGTGCACATCAGAGAAGAGAATGGCTCAAGTAGTGGGAACAAAAAACATCATGATAAACGCTCTACTCAAAGGCTTCCTAGTACTAAGGAAACTAAAAGACCACCAAAGCGAAGAAGACATACCGGACAGTGTTCTGTGGATGGGTCTGAGGTTGAAGGAACACAAAGGAATGATAATAATGCAGAGGTTTTGAGCAACTCCATTCCGGATATGAAGAGCAATCAGATGGAGGTGGTCTGTGTCGCTAACCCGTTGACAAGCTTCAATCCTGCCGGTACAAATGGAGGATCTTTACAACATCAAGGAGATGTTCAAGGGAACTTTGTACCCCCTGGTGTTGTGGTTAATAATTACAGCCAGGCTGCAAATATTGCTTCTTCAAGCATTTATATGGTCGACCAGCCATTAGCTTCTGAAAGTAATGATTACACAAACTCCTGGCCTGGAAATACTTTTCAACCAGACGTTGGTCTTGGATCTATCGGCTTTAGCTCTTCTTCACATGATTACCAGTCTTCTGCTGCAAAACACTCAGTGCCACTATCAGTGGATAACCATGTGCCTGCCATGGGAACAGGAGCTTTGAACAGTTCTTACAGTCATCATATGGCAGGTAGTGGGAATTCAACCTCTGTTGCTGGTGACACGCAACCGATCATGAGTGATGCTTTTTATATTGACCCTGATGATAAGTTTATGGGCAGTTCTTTTGATGGACTGCCTTTTGATTTCATCGGTATTAATAGTCCAATTCCTGACCTTGATGAACTCGATGAACTGCTGGATGACAATGATTTGATGCAATATCTGGGAACGTAA